The Nocardioides pantholopis genome window below encodes:
- a CDS encoding DUF4396 domain-containing protein, with the protein MDQHQLHDHQPGHGGGVNAMAANATLHCLTGCAIGEILGLMIGTALGLATGATIALAVGLAFLFGYALSTLPLLRAGASFTAALSLVFAADTISIATMELVDNLVMALIPGAMDSGLVNPIFWIGMMIALAVAFVAAFPVNRYLIGRGKGHALTHQYSAQHTH; encoded by the coding sequence ATGGACCAGCACCAGCTGCACGACCACCAGCCGGGCCACGGCGGCGGCGTGAACGCGATGGCCGCGAACGCGACACTGCACTGCCTGACCGGCTGTGCGATCGGCGAGATCCTCGGCCTGATGATCGGCACCGCCCTCGGCCTGGCCACCGGTGCGACGATCGCGCTGGCCGTCGGGCTGGCGTTCCTGTTCGGCTACGCCCTCTCGACCCTGCCGCTGCTGCGGGCCGGCGCGTCGTTCACCGCCGCCCTGAGCCTGGTCTTCGCCGCCGACACGATCTCGATCGCCACGATGGAGCTGGTCGACAACCTGGTCATGGCGCTCATCCCCGGCGCGATGGACAGCGGCCTGGTCAACCCGATCTTCTGGATCGGCATGATGATCGCCCTCGCGGTCGCGTTCGTCGCGGCGTTCCCCGTCAACCGGTACCTCATCGGTCGCGGCAAGGGCCACGCCCTGACCCACCAGTACTCCGCGCAGCACACCCACTGA
- a CDS encoding potassium-transporting ATPase subunit F, protein MNVENGLLIVAVLAVAAYLLTALIRPERF, encoded by the coding sequence ATGAATGTTGAGAACGGCCTCCTGATCGTCGCGGTCCTCGCCGTCGCGGCGTACCTCCTCACGGCGCTGATCCGTCCGGAGCGTTTCTAG
- a CDS encoding T3SS (YopN, CesT) and YbjN peptide-binding chaperone 1 codes for MTTDGPELDDQVEAAWAEFREELADRLVLLGEDEVLPLEVQVAAYDDELDGAAPYLQVLRWGALLRAEAVSNVYLDEQYALDDRAVDRLLQIGWRAPCLDENGVPVPGEANFHVDVELRQAEEVAVLVVRTLREVYGCQHPAFVYGWGSGDDTELAPPAPDDEPLAVHAEDHAHLRRLVDDAMRVALGDAFRHDPDGDIPVPAGLSMLFVRVVDDRPAVDVFAHVVCDAQDVDRLPLEAALLNRDAEFGRFQVEGDSIVLAARICAVPFAPEQLRVVVAVLQDQVQAVARDLTVRVRGRQFLEPARPAEPAPAPEHRRVRMLLELLHDGPVPTRSIAEAFDRDRLALIAAIVAVRTGRVDLDGHREDVVLTSLRRALRLVVDGRSELGSHRPGPVASQQASLLSADELGEGALDLGWSA; via the coding sequence ATGACCACGGACGGACCCGAGCTGGACGATCAGGTGGAGGCCGCCTGGGCCGAGTTCCGGGAGGAGCTGGCCGACCGGCTGGTGCTCCTGGGCGAGGACGAGGTGCTGCCGCTCGAGGTGCAGGTCGCGGCGTACGACGACGAGCTCGACGGCGCGGCGCCCTACCTCCAGGTGCTCCGCTGGGGCGCGCTGCTGCGGGCCGAGGCGGTCAGCAACGTCTATCTCGACGAGCAGTACGCCCTCGACGACCGGGCGGTCGACCGGCTCCTCCAGATCGGGTGGCGGGCGCCGTGCCTGGACGAGAACGGTGTCCCGGTCCCGGGAGAGGCGAACTTCCATGTGGACGTCGAGCTGCGCCAGGCCGAGGAGGTGGCGGTGCTCGTGGTGCGGACGCTGCGCGAGGTCTACGGCTGCCAGCACCCGGCGTTCGTCTACGGCTGGGGGAGCGGTGACGACACCGAACTGGCGCCGCCCGCCCCGGACGACGAGCCGCTGGCGGTGCACGCCGAGGACCACGCGCACCTCCGGCGCCTGGTCGACGACGCCATGCGGGTGGCGCTCGGCGACGCGTTCCGCCACGACCCGGACGGCGACATCCCGGTCCCGGCCGGTCTGTCGATGCTCTTCGTCCGCGTCGTCGACGACCGGCCGGCTGTCGACGTCTTCGCCCACGTCGTCTGTGACGCCCAGGACGTCGACCGGCTGCCGCTCGAGGCCGCCCTGCTCAACCGGGACGCCGAGTTCGGACGCTTCCAGGTCGAGGGCGACTCGATCGTGCTGGCCGCCCGGATCTGTGCGGTGCCCTTCGCGCCGGAGCAGCTGCGGGTCGTCGTCGCGGTCCTCCAGGACCAGGTCCAGGCGGTCGCCCGGGACCTCACGGTGCGGGTCCGGGGTCGCCAGTTCCTGGAGCCGGCCCGACCGGCCGAGCCGGCCCCGGCCCCGGAGCACCGCCGGGTCCGGATGCTGCTCGAGCTCCTCCACGACGGGCCGGTGCCGACCCGCAGCATCGCCGAGGCCTTCGACCGGGACCGGCTGGCGCTGATCGCCGCGATCGTCGCCGTGCGCACCGGCCGCGTCGACCTGGACGGCCACCGCGAGGACGTCGTCCTGACCTCCCTGCGCCGCGCCCTGCGGCTGGTCGTCGACGGCCGGTCCGAGCTCGGGTCCCACCGCCCCGGGCCCGTGGCCTCGCAGCAGGCCTCGCTGCTCTCCGCCGACGAGCTCGGCGAGGGCGCGCTCGACCTCGGGTGGTCGGCCTGA
- a CDS encoding amino acid permease translates to MAEHDSSSTRPVPPQTGIFRRKPVQAPPAEGGLERSIGLWQLTAIGLGAIIGAGIFALAGTVAKEDAGPAVTVSFLIAGVASACAALSYAEFGGLIPAAGSAYTYGYAVLGEAVGWFIGWDLLLEYTAIVAVVAIGVSQYISFLAESVGLDLPAWMLGAPGTGEGHRVDLFAVLLCLGVAWLLNRGIRTSTRVETWLVGVKLLIVLAVIVVGAFYIDADNLTPYFPNGLGGAATGAAIVFFAVFGYDAMSTAAEESKDAERNLPKAVILSLAVAMVLYLLAATVLTGMVNYSDLTGEAAFSEAFSAVGLGGFSEIVAIGAIVGIITVLFSFTLAASRVWYAISRDGLLPGWFARTNAHHSPSRPTWIVGIVAAGIAGFAQIGEAAELTNIGILLAFVVVSAAVIVLRYRSPELPRTFRVPLMPLTPLLGIAFSLWLITKLDPATWLRFGAWFVLGAIIYGAYGYRHSKLGRGEAVQTPGG, encoded by the coding sequence ATGGCCGAGCACGACTCCTCGTCCACCCGTCCGGTGCCACCGCAGACGGGGATCTTCCGACGAAAGCCGGTGCAGGCGCCGCCCGCCGAGGGTGGGCTGGAGCGCAGCATCGGGCTGTGGCAGCTCACCGCGATCGGGCTCGGCGCGATCATCGGGGCGGGGATCTTCGCGCTCGCCGGCACCGTCGCCAAGGAGGACGCCGGCCCGGCGGTGACCGTCTCGTTCCTCATCGCCGGCGTCGCGAGCGCCTGCGCCGCGCTGTCGTACGCCGAGTTCGGCGGCCTGATCCCGGCGGCCGGGTCGGCCTACACCTACGGGTACGCGGTGCTCGGCGAGGCGGTGGGCTGGTTCATCGGCTGGGACCTGCTGCTGGAGTACACGGCGATCGTCGCGGTGGTGGCGATCGGAGTCTCGCAGTACATCTCGTTCCTCGCCGAGTCGGTCGGGCTCGACCTGCCCGCGTGGATGCTCGGCGCGCCGGGCACGGGCGAGGGGCACCGCGTCGACCTGTTCGCGGTGCTGCTGTGCCTGGGCGTCGCGTGGCTGCTGAACCGCGGCATCAGGACCAGCACCCGGGTCGAGACCTGGCTGGTGGGCGTGAAGCTGCTGATCGTGCTGGCCGTCATCGTGGTCGGCGCCTTCTACATCGACGCCGACAACCTGACGCCGTACTTCCCGAACGGGCTGGGGGGTGCCGCCACCGGCGCCGCCATCGTCTTCTTCGCGGTTTTCGGGTACGACGCGATGAGCACCGCCGCGGAGGAGTCCAAGGACGCCGAGCGCAACCTGCCGAAGGCGGTGATCTTGTCGCTGGCCGTCGCGATGGTGCTCTACCTGCTGGCCGCCACCGTCCTCACCGGCATGGTGAACTACTCCGACCTCACCGGCGAGGCGGCGTTCAGTGAGGCCTTCAGCGCCGTCGGGCTCGGCGGCTTCTCCGAGATCGTGGCGATCGGCGCGATCGTCGGCATCATCACCGTGCTGTTCTCCTTCACCCTCGCCGCGTCGCGGGTCTGGTACGCGATCAGCCGCGACGGGCTGCTGCCCGGCTGGTTCGCTCGGACCAACGCCCACCACTCCCCGAGCCGGCCCACCTGGATCGTCGGCATCGTCGCGGCCGGCATCGCGGGGTTCGCCCAGATCGGGGAGGCCGCCGAGCTGACCAACATCGGCATCCTGCTCGCCTTCGTGGTCGTCTCTGCGGCGGTGATCGTGCTGCGCTACCGCTCCCCGGAGCTGCCGCGGACGTTCCGGGTCCCGCTGATGCCGCTCACCCCGCTGCTCGGGATCGCGTTCTCGCTGTGGCTGATCACCAAGCTCGACCCGGCCACGTGGCTGCGGTTCGGGGCCTGGTTCGTCCTGGGCGCGATCATCTACGGCGCCTACGGCTATCGGCACAGCAAGCTCGGCCGCGGCGAGGCGGTGCAGACGCCCGGCGGCTGA
- the kdpA gene encoding potassium-transporting ATPase subunit KdpA produces MSDNVAGLLQIAALILLLAAVYVPLGDYMARVYTGTSHLRVERVVYRLTGVDPAAGQSPKAYALSVVGFSLVSVVVLMAILMGQAALPFDRDLDGMPFWMSFNTAASFVANTNWQSYGGESTLGFAAQMAGLAVQNFLSAAVGIAVAVALIRGFVQVRSGELGNFWVDLTRGTLRILLPMAFLGAVLLMAGGVVQSFSDTTMTTLAGHDQVLTGGPVASQEAIKVLGTNGGGFYNANSAHPFENPNAATNLLQIFLMLVIPISLTRTLGTMLGNRRQGLAVLAAMGVLMTISLAIITAGEAGARSQAGQAAGAAMEGKETRFGEWASALFGMVSTGTSTGAVNAAHDSFTPVGGGAALVNMMLGEITPGGVGSGIYGILVMSIVAVFIAGLMVGRTPEFLGKKIGSRQMTYVALYTLTTPALVLIGTGIAMALDSTPDAMGNAGGHGFSEVLYAYTSGANNNGSAFGGITVTSDFFQITIGLAMLLGRLLPIVFVLLLAGSLAEQGKVPATAGTLPTHKPIFVALLVGVILILTGLTYFPALSLGPIAEALA; encoded by the coding sequence GTGTCAGACAACGTTGCCGGGCTGCTGCAGATCGCGGCCCTGATCCTGCTGCTGGCGGCCGTGTACGTGCCGCTGGGTGACTACATGGCGCGCGTGTACACGGGCACCTCGCACCTGCGCGTGGAGCGGGTGGTCTACCGGCTCACCGGAGTCGACCCGGCCGCCGGGCAGAGCCCCAAGGCCTACGCGCTGAGCGTGGTCGGGTTCTCGCTGGTCAGCGTCGTGGTGCTGATGGCGATCCTGATGGGCCAGGCCGCGCTGCCGTTCGACCGCGACCTGGACGGCATGCCGTTCTGGATGTCGTTCAACACCGCCGCGTCGTTCGTGGCCAACACGAACTGGCAGTCCTACGGCGGCGAGTCGACGCTCGGCTTCGCCGCGCAGATGGCCGGCCTGGCGGTCCAGAACTTCCTCTCCGCGGCGGTCGGCATCGCGGTCGCGGTGGCGCTGATCCGCGGCTTCGTCCAGGTCCGCAGCGGCGAGCTCGGCAACTTCTGGGTCGACCTGACCCGCGGCACACTGCGCATCCTGCTCCCGATGGCCTTCCTCGGCGCCGTGCTGCTGATGGCGGGCGGCGTCGTGCAGAGCTTCAGCGACACCACGATGACGACCCTCGCCGGTCACGACCAGGTCCTCACCGGCGGCCCGGTGGCCAGCCAGGAGGCCATCAAGGTCCTCGGCACCAACGGCGGCGGCTTCTACAACGCCAACTCCGCCCACCCCTTCGAGAACCCCAACGCGGCCACCAACCTGCTCCAGATCTTCCTGATGCTGGTGATCCCGATCAGCCTGACCCGCACCCTCGGCACCATGCTCGGGAACCGCCGCCAGGGCCTCGCGGTCCTGGCCGCCATGGGTGTGCTGATGACGATCTCGCTGGCGATCATCACGGCCGGCGAGGCCGGCGCCCGGTCCCAGGCCGGGCAGGCCGCCGGCGCCGCGATGGAGGGCAAGGAGACCCGGTTCGGCGAGTGGGCCAGCGCCCTGTTCGGCATGGTCTCCACCGGGACGTCGACCGGGGCGGTCAACGCCGCCCACGACTCCTTCACGCCGGTCGGCGGTGGTGCCGCGCTGGTGAACATGATGCTCGGCGAGATCACTCCCGGCGGTGTCGGCTCCGGCATCTACGGCATCCTCGTGATGTCCATCGTGGCCGTCTTCATCGCCGGCCTGATGGTGGGCCGCACCCCGGAGTTCCTGGGGAAGAAGATCGGCTCGCGGCAGATGACGTACGTCGCGCTGTACACGCTCACCACGCCCGCCCTGGTGCTGATCGGCACCGGCATCGCGATGGCGCTGGACTCGACACCGGACGCGATGGGCAACGCCGGCGGCCACGGCTTCAGCGAGGTGCTCTACGCCTACACCTCCGGCGCCAACAACAACGGCAGCGCCTTCGGCGGCATCACGGTGACCTCGGACTTCTTCCAGATCACCATCGGGCTGGCGATGCTGCTGGGCCGCCTGCTGCCGATCGTGTTCGTCCTGCTCCTGGCCGGCTCGCTGGCCGAGCAGGGCAAGGTCCCCGCCACCGCGGGCACGCTGCCGACCCACAAGCCCATCTTCGTGGCCCTGCTGGTCGGCGTGATCTTGATCCTGACCGGCCTGACCTACTTCCCCGCCCTCTCCCTGGGCCCCATCGCAGAGGCACTCGCATGA
- a CDS encoding alkene reductase produces the protein MDLFTPVTLGDLELANRVAMAPLTRMRAGASGVPNDLLVEHYAQRASLGLIVTEGTYPRYESQAFVGQPGMVTEEQQAGWARVAEAVHARGGKIVMQVMHGGRVTHPDVNGGRRVEAPSAIAIQGESHTEKGMQPYPVPHALTGAEAQEIKADFVAASRRAIAAGLDGVEVHGANGYLLHEFLSPASNQRTDEYGGSPEARARFVVEVVTAVVEAVGAGRVGLRISPENNIQDALETDRADVLATYGALLDQLRPLGLAYLSVLHADPAGDLVQELRRRFAGPLMANSGFGRVTTRAEAVQLVEDAHADLVAVGRAALANPDLVERWRGEHPENEPDQATFYGPGAVGYTDYPFRSA, from the coding sequence ATGGACCTCTTCACCCCCGTGACCCTCGGCGACCTCGAACTGGCGAACCGGGTGGCGATGGCCCCGCTGACCCGGATGCGCGCCGGCGCGAGCGGCGTCCCCAACGACCTCCTCGTCGAGCACTACGCCCAGCGCGCGAGCCTCGGCCTGATCGTCACCGAGGGGACCTACCCCCGCTACGAGTCCCAGGCCTTCGTGGGCCAGCCCGGCATGGTGACCGAGGAGCAGCAGGCCGGCTGGGCGCGGGTCGCCGAGGCCGTCCACGCGCGCGGCGGCAAGATCGTGATGCAGGTGATGCACGGCGGCCGCGTGACCCACCCGGACGTGAACGGCGGGCGCCGCGTCGAGGCACCGAGCGCCATCGCGATCCAGGGCGAGAGCCACACCGAGAAAGGCATGCAGCCCTACCCGGTGCCGCACGCGCTCACCGGCGCGGAGGCCCAGGAGATCAAGGCCGACTTCGTCGCCGCCTCCCGGCGGGCGATCGCCGCGGGCCTGGACGGCGTCGAGGTGCACGGCGCCAACGGCTACCTGCTCCACGAGTTCCTCTCCCCGGCGTCCAACCAGCGCACCGACGAGTACGGCGGCTCGCCCGAGGCCCGCGCCCGCTTCGTCGTCGAGGTCGTGACAGCCGTCGTCGAGGCGGTCGGCGCCGGCCGGGTCGGCCTGCGGATCTCACCGGAGAACAACATCCAGGACGCCCTGGAGACCGACCGCGCCGACGTGCTCGCGACGTACGGCGCGCTGCTCGACCAGCTGCGTCCGCTCGGCCTCGCGTACCTCTCCGTGCTGCACGCCGACCCCGCCGGCGACCTGGTGCAGGAGCTGCGCCGGCGCTTCGCAGGTCCGCTGATGGCCAACAGCGGCTTCGGACGGGTGACCACCCGCGCGGAGGCCGTGCAGCTGGTCGAGGACGCCCACGCCGATCTGGTGGCGGTCGGCCGCGCCGCGCTCGCCAACCCGGACCTGGTCGAGCGGTGGCGGGGCGAGCACCCCGAGAACGAGCCGGACCAGGCGACGTTCTACGGCCCCGGTGCGGTCGGCTACACCGACTACCCGTTCCGCTCCGCCTGA